A section of the Spirochaeta isovalerica genome encodes:
- a CDS encoding sigma-54-dependent Fis family transcriptional regulator codes for MEDQLIDVHPDRVLDLILQSLEELLNYELAVILKLNDSSHLTVERAAGPLVNDKLKSYKIDLLKRQDLAQILKRNEPHLFDEDLEHEDTYVNIVDLPDSHSCLVAPLYVKDYLLGMLTLDNRACGVFSPAIVNFVGTISKLIAVIIAQKDSSIALITRNKDLIEERNFLLRPEESVFSDIYGNSPEWQRVLECIRTVAASDLPVLIQGETGTGKEVVARKIHDLSSRSGKPFITLNCSALNAGLAESELFGHEKGAFTSAVIRRKGRFELADGGTLFLDEIADLPAEIQPKILRTLQEGTYERVGGEKTLHCDVRVIAASNKDLKEQVEKELFREDLYYRLGVFPLFLPPLRDRGEDVIVIAEQLLNNLRESEAYRHHYFSSDAIESLLSYSWPGNVRELQNVIRRSALMAADGIIRKEHLSPGGGKLPGPGRKDANAKKTQKPDMPFVTMDEAVKQHIEMALKLSDGKIYGSGGAAELLGMKPTTLQSRMKKLGMM; via the coding sequence ATGGAAGATCAGCTTATCGATGTTCATCCCGACAGAGTGCTGGATCTTATACTCCAGTCTCTAGAAGAACTGCTCAATTATGAGCTTGCTGTTATTTTAAAATTGAATGACAGTTCCCACTTGACCGTTGAAAGAGCAGCAGGGCCGCTGGTTAACGACAAACTCAAATCCTATAAAATCGATCTGCTCAAAAGACAGGATCTGGCTCAGATATTAAAGCGCAACGAACCCCATCTCTTTGACGAGGATCTGGAACACGAGGATACCTATGTCAATATAGTTGATCTGCCGGATTCCCATTCCTGTCTGGTCGCGCCTTTATATGTAAAAGACTATCTGCTGGGAATGCTGACACTGGATAACAGAGCCTGCGGCGTATTTTCTCCGGCCATAGTCAATTTTGTCGGGACCATATCAAAACTCATTGCCGTCATAATCGCCCAGAAGGATTCTTCTATTGCCTTGATTACCAGAAACAAAGATCTCATTGAGGAAAGGAACTTTCTTCTCCGACCGGAAGAAAGCGTTTTCAGCGATATCTACGGGAATTCACCGGAATGGCAACGCGTTCTGGAATGCATAAGGACAGTGGCCGCTTCAGATCTCCCGGTTCTGATTCAGGGAGAAACAGGAACGGGAAAAGAAGTGGTGGCCCGGAAAATTCACGATCTGAGTTCCAGAAGCGGCAAGCCCTTTATTACGCTCAATTGTTCCGCCCTCAACGCCGGCCTGGCGGAAAGCGAACTTTTCGGCCATGAAAAAGGAGCCTTTACATCAGCGGTAATCCGCCGGAAAGGCCGTTTTGAACTGGCAGACGGAGGAACCCTTTTTCTCGATGAAATAGCCGATCTTCCGGCGGAAATACAGCCGAAAATCCTCAGAACACTCCAGGAAGGGACTTATGAAAGAGTCGGCGGCGAAAAAACCTTGCATTGTGATGTCCGGGTGATAGCCGCAAGCAATAAAGATCTCAAAGAACAAGTCGAGAAAGAACTGTTCAGAGAGGACCTCTACTACAGACTGGGCGTCTTTCCTCTTTTTCTTCCCCCGCTCCGGGACAGAGGCGAGGATGTCATCGTCATAGCGGAACAGTTACTGAATAATCTCCGGGAAAGCGAAGCGTACCGGCATCATTATTTCTCATCCGATGCCATAGAGAGCCTCCTCTCCTATTCCTGGCCGGGAAACGTAAGAGAACTGCAGAATGTGATCCGCCGATCGGCCCTGATGGCGGCTGACGGAATAATCAGGAAAGAGCATCTGTCTCCGGGCGGAGGGAAACTACCCGGTCCCGGTCGCAAAGATGCAAATGCGAAAAAAACACAAAAACCTGATATGCCGTTCGTCACTATGGACGAAGCGGTAAAGCAGCATATAGAAATGGCCTTGAAATTGTCAGACGGGAAAATATACGGCAGCGGCGGGGCTGCGGAATTGCTGGGAATGAAGCCGACGACGCTTCAAAGCCGGATGAAGAAGCTGGGGATGATGTAG
- a CDS encoding TldD/PmbA family protein, whose amino-acid sequence MMSSNAELVKKALKDRKFEEAAEIYFSSSSKTSIKAHEGEIASFSYAETSGLGARVVLGNKMGLSFTEKVNGENIAVSLDKARENATYIPDDKGYAIFESDEERVYDRFKSADLHKVSVEQKKELALEIEKYAKAYDERIINVPEAIYSDVANERIVANSYGLCKTEKASLCYAYAYLMASDGKDTSVGFYFQGEKNFADLDPKKIAELAAEDALCKLNAEEIDSGSYPVIFSASTASSLLGAFINSAGSAFFGENIQKGRSKLEGKLGQLIAASHINIIDDPSIFSMGAASFDDEGVEASTQYLIRNGVFETELHNLYSAKRSGVESTGNGSRGYSSPLSTKLYSPYLQPSDKKEESLFGEAEGGIYITDVEGLHAGLNQISGDFSLAAKGFLIENGKKGKAIKNITVAGNFYDLIKNIIAVADNNRFNDYAEFSSPSIYVKALSVSGK is encoded by the coding sequence ATGATGAGCAGCAACGCAGAACTTGTAAAAAAAGCCTTAAAAGATAGAAAATTCGAAGAAGCTGCGGAAATCTATTTTTCCTCCTCTTCTAAAACCAGTATAAAAGCTCACGAAGGCGAAATAGCTTCATTCTCCTACGCCGAAACATCGGGACTTGGCGCCAGAGTGGTTCTTGGCAACAAAATGGGGCTTTCCTTTACGGAAAAAGTAAACGGGGAGAATATTGCTGTCTCACTGGATAAAGCCAGGGAAAACGCCACATACATTCCCGATGATAAGGGATACGCCATTTTCGAGAGCGATGAGGAAAGGGTTTATGACCGTTTTAAAAGCGCTGATCTCCACAAGGTTTCGGTCGAGCAGAAAAAAGAGCTGGCTCTGGAAATCGAAAAATACGCCAAAGCCTATGATGAGAGAATCATAAACGTACCGGAAGCGATATACAGCGATGTGGCCAATGAGCGGATTGTAGCCAACTCTTACGGCCTGTGTAAAACCGAAAAAGCTTCTCTCTGTTATGCCTACGCCTACCTTATGGCTTCCGACGGCAAGGATACGTCTGTCGGTTTCTACTTCCAGGGGGAAAAGAACTTTGCCGATCTCGATCCGAAGAAGATCGCGGAACTGGCCGCAGAGGATGCTCTTTGCAAGCTCAATGCCGAAGAAATTGATTCCGGCAGCTATCCCGTCATTTTTTCCGCATCCACGGCATCCAGTCTCCTCGGGGCTTTCATTAATTCCGCCGGAAGCGCTTTCTTCGGTGAGAATATACAGAAAGGCCGGTCAAAGCTGGAAGGCAAACTCGGCCAGCTTATAGCCGCATCGCATATCAATATTATTGACGACCCGTCCATATTCAGCATGGGAGCGGCTTCTTTCGATGATGAAGGTGTTGAAGCTTCGACTCAGTATCTCATCCGCAATGGCGTTTTTGAAACGGAGCTTCACAATCTCTACAGTGCGAAGCGCAGCGGCGTGGAATCGACAGGGAACGGGAGCCGCGGATATTCGTCTCCTCTTTCCACAAAGCTCTACTCTCCCTATCTTCAGCCTTCGGATAAAAAAGAAGAATCTCTTTTCGGCGAAGCGGAAGGGGGAATTTATATAACTGATGTAGAGGGTCTTCACGCGGGACTGAACCAGATCAGCGGAGACTTCTCTCTGGCGGCAAAAGGTTTTCTCATTGAAAATGGCAAAAAAGGTAAAGCCATTAAGAACATCACCGTCGCCGGGAATTTTTATGATCTTATAAAAAATATCATAGCCGTGGCGGATAATAACCGCTTCAACGATTACGCCGAATTCAGTTCGCCTTCTATTTATGTGAAGGCTTTGTCTGTGTCGGGTAAATAA
- a CDS encoding TldD/PmbA family protein, with protein MYSQEFYNKLLSMALKNGGDYADVFVEDTNDTVLLFDSGKVKSINTGLIAGAGIRVIMGGKSVYLYASNADEQKLLNLAETVAQAVKYDKRGNLGDLTPVSLSNAHNIRILPSSVDLRDKLEILSRADTAARDHSSKIQEVIVRYWDNSQNVTIATSEGRLVNDKRIRTRLAVTAVGVEGDKKETGFFGPGKALGFELFDRYTPESIAEEAARIALVSLEAGAAPQGKMPVVMDNAFGGVIFHEACGHALEATAVADNASVFCGKLGQQIANPIVTAIDDGTLPNEWGSQNFDDEGMPTQKNVLIENGILKSYMVDKLGSLKMNHPVTGSGRKESYKYAPTSRMTNTFIAPGNSTLEEMISTIDNGLYCRNMGGGSVNPPTTDFNFAVAEAYLIKNGKIDRPVKGASLIGKGSDIIQNIEMVGRNLDYGTGMCGSESGSIPANVGQPPIKVTGLVVGGQEGL; from the coding sequence ATGTACTCACAGGAATTCTATAACAAGCTTCTGTCCATGGCTCTGAAGAACGGAGGCGATTACGCCGATGTATTCGTGGAAGATACGAATGACACGGTTCTTCTCTTCGACAGCGGCAAAGTCAAGTCCATAAATACAGGTCTTATAGCCGGAGCGGGTATCCGGGTGATTATGGGCGGAAAAAGCGTCTATCTCTATGCCAGCAATGCCGATGAGCAGAAGCTCCTCAATCTGGCCGAAACAGTCGCTCAGGCTGTAAAATATGATAAACGGGGGAATCTTGGAGATCTGACTCCTGTTTCTCTCTCCAATGCCCACAACATCAGGATTCTCCCTTCATCGGTTGACCTGAGAGACAAACTCGAGATTCTTTCCCGCGCCGATACCGCAGCGAGAGATCATTCGTCTAAAATTCAGGAAGTCATTGTCCGCTACTGGGATAACTCCCAGAACGTAACGATCGCCACATCGGAAGGCAGGCTCGTCAATGACAAAAGAATCCGCACCCGTCTGGCGGTTACGGCCGTCGGTGTAGAAGGCGATAAAAAGGAAACAGGCTTTTTCGGGCCCGGCAAGGCTCTGGGATTTGAGCTCTTCGACCGCTATACTCCCGAATCCATCGCCGAGGAAGCCGCGCGGATAGCCCTTGTCTCCCTTGAAGCGGGAGCGGCTCCTCAGGGGAAAATGCCGGTGGTTATGGATAATGCTTTCGGAGGCGTTATCTTTCATGAAGCCTGCGGCCATGCGCTTGAGGCCACGGCTGTTGCGGATAACGCGTCGGTCTTCTGCGGCAAACTGGGACAGCAGATCGCCAATCCCATTGTCACGGCCATTGATGACGGAACCCTTCCCAATGAGTGGGGTTCCCAGAACTTCGATGACGAGGGGATGCCGACTCAGAAAAACGTCCTGATCGAGAACGGGATTCTCAAATCCTATATGGTCGATAAGCTTGGATCCTTGAAGATGAATCATCCCGTTACAGGAAGCGGAAGAAAAGAGTCATACAAATATGCACCCACATCGCGTATGACCAACACGTTCATCGCTCCGGGAAACAGCACGCTCGAGGAAATGATTTCCACTATCGACAACGGGCTCTACTGCCGCAATATGGGCGGCGGATCAGTGAACCCTCCGACAACAGATTTCAACTTTGCCGTTGCCGAGGCTTATCTGATTAAGAACGGAAAAATCGATCGGCCTGTCAAAGGGGCTTCTCTTATCGGAAAGGGGTCGGACATTATTCAGAATATCGAAATGGTGGGAAGAAATCTCGATTACGGTACGGGAATGTGCGGTTCCGAATCGGGGTCCATTCCCGCCAATGTAGGCCAGCCGCCCATAAAAGTGACCGGTCTGGTCGTCGGCGGACAGGAGGGGTTATGA
- a CDS encoding glycoside hydrolase family 9 protein translates to MNIFVNHIGYGPEDRKQAVIEGPEKLATSAVSLVNRESGAVVWTGQPQQKGGVARWKDWNFLIIDFSEIKEIGRYFFQMNADGKIITSEPFRIGEDLLRETTISDLLYYFKSMRSSGNYDRQDSAVPLFGTDKTVDAHGGWYDASGDTSKYLSHLSYANYLNPQQIPMVAWNMIDALEEMRAAGKLTGSEMEKRFIEEILQGSDFIMRMQDPSGFFYMTLFDQWSKDLKKRMLCSYTGQDGKRWESYQAGYRQGGGVAIALLARTAAIGAEGDYGRDDYLKAAVRGFDHLEEHNISYLDDGRENVIDDYCALLAASELFALTGEKRFLDAAEKRAASLSGRVRSDGPYSGWISADGQDRPYFHAAEAGLPVLSLIRYLECASSADRKDRDSVLSAVRKIMEFELSITGEVNNPFGYARQYTKAEDREASGAFFIPHNNPSGYWWQGENARLASLASAALKSARLFKEESQLTVDLRTYALDQLNWILGCNPFNMCMMQGHGANNPPYERDFINNPGGICNGITSGFDDEEDIDFAPRGAGQLGDHSWRWGEQWIPHAGWFLLAVSLL, encoded by the coding sequence ATGAACATTTTTGTTAACCATATCGGCTACGGTCCGGAGGACAGAAAGCAAGCCGTTATAGAAGGACCGGAAAAGCTGGCGACATCGGCCGTTTCTCTTGTAAACAGGGAATCCGGAGCCGTTGTCTGGACCGGGCAGCCTCAGCAGAAAGGAGGGGTCGCCCGATGGAAAGACTGGAACTTTCTCATTATTGATTTTTCCGAAATTAAGGAAATCGGCCGGTACTTTTTCCAAATGAATGCGGATGGGAAGATTATAACATCCGAGCCCTTTCGCATAGGTGAAGATTTGCTGCGGGAGACCACAATTTCCGATCTTCTCTACTATTTCAAAAGCATGCGTTCTTCCGGCAATTACGACAGGCAGGACAGCGCTGTTCCCCTATTCGGAACAGATAAAACTGTCGATGCCCACGGCGGCTGGTATGATGCATCGGGCGATACGAGCAAATATCTGAGCCATCTCAGCTATGCCAATTATCTCAATCCCCAGCAGATTCCCATGGTTGCCTGGAATATGATAGATGCACTTGAAGAAATGAGGGCCGCGGGAAAGCTGACCGGCAGCGAAATGGAGAAGCGCTTTATCGAAGAGATTCTCCAGGGTTCAGATTTTATCATGCGCATGCAGGATCCGTCGGGCTTTTTTTATATGACGCTCTTCGATCAGTGGTCGAAAGATCTGAAGAAAAGGATGCTCTGTTCCTATACGGGTCAGGATGGAAAGAGATGGGAATCCTATCAGGCCGGATACCGTCAGGGCGGAGGGGTAGCCATAGCTCTCCTGGCGAGAACCGCGGCGATTGGAGCGGAAGGGGATTACGGTCGCGATGACTACCTCAAAGCGGCCGTCCGGGGATTCGACCATCTGGAAGAGCATAATATTTCCTACCTGGACGATGGAAGAGAGAATGTCATAGACGATTATTGCGCTCTTCTGGCCGCATCGGAATTGTTTGCCCTTACCGGCGAAAAGCGTTTTCTCGATGCTGCGGAAAAAAGAGCGGCCAGCCTGTCGGGGCGGGTGAGGTCAGACGGCCCCTACAGCGGATGGATCAGCGCCGATGGACAGGACAGACCTTATTTTCATGCGGCCGAAGCGGGGCTTCCCGTTCTATCTTTAATCCGTTATCTCGAGTGCGCCTCATCGGCGGATCGGAAAGACAGAGATTCGGTTTTAAGCGCTGTCAGGAAAATCATGGAGTTTGAACTGTCAATTACCGGAGAAGTGAATAATCCTTTCGGTTATGCCCGCCAGTATACAAAGGCGGAAGACCGTGAAGCATCGGGAGCATTTTTCATCCCCCATAACAACCCTTCGGGTTATTGGTGGCAGGGGGAGAATGCGAGGCTCGCATCGCTGGCTTCGGCGGCCTTAAAGAGTGCCCGGTTGTTTAAAGAAGAGAGTCAGTTGACTGTTGATTTAAGAACCTACGCCCTGGACCAGCTCAACTGGATTCTGGGATGCAACCCTTTCAATATGTGCATGATGCAGGGGCACGGTGCCAACAATCCTCCTTATGAGAGAGACTTTATCAATAATCCCGGAGGGATCTGCAACGGCATAACTTCCGGGTTTGACGATGAGGAAGATATCGATTTCGCTCCCCGGGGTGCGGGACAGCTCGGAGATCATTCGTGGCGCTGGGGTGAACAGTGGATCCCCCATGCGGGATGGTTTTTACTGGCCGTTTCGCTGCTTTAG
- a CDS encoding polysaccharide deacetylase family protein, whose product MNMKRLMRTAVFISILIPAASCLIPPETEGEDDTAGSEMPPFSRNFQEEQYRIPGDFDFDATVARWHGFSRAAASLTFDDGTYDQYSTAWPVLEEKGVKGTFYLAAGLIGTGIWNDHGTSRRMMSWQEASEIAASGHEIGSHSMSHIDLSRGEIDFDLEFRESRNLIEAEIPGTVVETFCWPHWRETDETMKAASQYYISARSGNGVISYYYDRKGGIPSDPPMNMYSVNALGILNGHSSDQWMGVAEDILNRGSWFVTSFHGVQSLRAGEDELGWSALPEKDFRIIVDYIIGRGFWIETFATVSKYIYERDAADLHIKNSSDSLILTLDDDLDDSEYDIPLSLSLSIPENWESAEAYDSEGGRIRSRINGGKLFLDIPPDGNSVIIKPY is encoded by the coding sequence ATGAACATGAAGCGGCTCATGAGAACTGCAGTTTTTATTTCCATCCTGATTCCGGCAGCATCCTGTCTCATTCCTCCTGAAACCGAAGGAGAAGATGATACAGCTGGTTCTGAAATGCCGCCTTTTTCCCGGAATTTCCAGGAAGAGCAATACAGGATCCCCGGAGATTTTGATTTTGATGCTACCGTGGCGCGCTGGCACGGTTTCAGCCGGGCCGCAGCTTCTCTGACTTTTGATGACGGCACTTATGATCAATACTCGACTGCCTGGCCGGTACTGGAGGAAAAAGGGGTCAAAGGAACGTTCTATCTGGCTGCGGGACTGATCGGCACAGGAATCTGGAACGATCACGGAACCAGCAGAAGAATGATGTCCTGGCAGGAAGCCTCGGAAATAGCCGCTTCGGGCCATGAGATCGGAAGCCACAGCATGAGCCATATTGATTTGAGTCGCGGAGAGATCGATTTCGATCTTGAATTCAGAGAGAGCCGCAATCTGATCGAAGCAGAAATTCCCGGAACTGTTGTGGAAACTTTCTGCTGGCCTCATTGGAGAGAAACCGATGAGACCATGAAGGCCGCATCGCAATACTATATCTCCGCACGATCCGGTAATGGTGTAATTTCCTATTATTATGACAGAAAAGGGGGAATACCCTCTGATCCGCCGATGAATATGTACTCCGTCAATGCTCTTGGAATTCTCAACGGTCACAGCTCCGATCAGTGGATGGGTGTGGCGGAAGATATTCTCAACAGAGGGTCCTGGTTCGTCACCTCTTTCCACGGTGTTCAGTCGCTGCGCGCCGGTGAAGATGAACTGGGCTGGAGCGCTCTCCCGGAAAAAGACTTTAGAATTATTGTTGACTATATAATCGGGAGGGGATTCTGGATAGAAACTTTCGCAACGGTATCAAAGTACATATATGAGAGAGATGCCGCTGATCTCCATATAAAAAATTCTTCCGATTCCCTGATTCTGACTCTGGATGATGATCTGGATGATTCCGAATACGATATCCCCCTGTCTCTAAGCCTCAGTATCCCTGAGAACTGGGAAAGCGCAGAAGCGTACGATTCGGAAGGCGGCAGGATCCGAAGCCGCATTAATGGCGGCAAACTTTTTCTCGATATTCCCCCTGACGGGAACAGTGTTATAATAAAACCGTATTGA
- a CDS encoding deoxycytidylate deaminase, protein MSDYARPSWDDYFMEVCEAISKRATCDRGRSGCVIAKNRQILATGYVGAPQGLPHCDEAGHQFKTVVHEDGHESHHCVRTVHAEQNAICQAAKRGISIEGATLYCRMTPCRTCAMLIINCGIVRVVCEKKYHAGAESETMFADAGVQLEYKLNEVQQYDNQ, encoded by the coding sequence TTGAGCGACTATGCAAGACCGAGCTGGGATGATTATTTTATGGAAGTCTGCGAAGCAATCTCCAAAAGGGCTACCTGCGACAGGGGCCGGAGCGGCTGCGTGATCGCCAAGAACAGACAGATACTGGCCACAGGTTATGTCGGTGCTCCCCAGGGGCTTCCCCACTGCGATGAAGCCGGCCATCAGTTCAAAACGGTTGTTCACGAAGACGGCCACGAAAGCCACCACTGTGTCCGCACGGTTCACGCCGAACAGAATGCGATCTGCCAGGCGGCGAAAAGAGGCATTTCCATCGAAGGGGCAACGCTATACTGCCGCATGACACCCTGCCGGACCTGCGCCATGCTGATAATCAATTGCGGGATTGTCAGGGTCGTCTGTGAAAAGAAATATCATGCCGGCGCCGAATCGGAGACGATGTTCGCCGATGCGGGCGTACAGCTGGAATACAAGCTCAATGAAGTCCAGCAGTACGATAATCAGTAA
- a CDS encoding YhbY family RNA-binding protein, translating into MELKGYQRSYLTKEAHEIKPVVMIGRNGMSDQVIKAVNEALDIHELIKVKFIDFKESRHDLAGVIAEKTESLLVRVVGNIAIYYREHKEKDKRKYRIPR; encoded by the coding sequence ATGGAATTAAAAGGTTATCAGAGATCTTATCTGACAAAAGAAGCCCACGAAATAAAACCGGTTGTTATGATCGGGCGCAACGGAATGAGCGATCAGGTCATTAAAGCGGTGAACGAGGCTCTGGACATACACGAACTGATCAAGGTCAAGTTTATCGACTTTAAAGAATCACGTCACGATCTGGCCGGCGTTATCGCCGAAAAGACAGAGTCCCTTCTGGTCCGCGTTGTGGGTAATATAGCTATCTATTACAGAGAGCACAAAGAAAAAGATAAAAGAAAGTACAGAATTCCCCGCTAG
- a CDS encoding HD-GYP domain-containing protein codes for MKKKPIILVVDDVATNRQYLAMILGESEVYDIRLASNGKDALEFVAREKPDLILLDIMMPEMDGYEVASRLKEDSQTNDIPILFITAVTGTENIVKAFDLGGVDYINKPFNKQELMSRVSAHLNLRLARIELEEKNLILKSRELQLMELVDEKTKRLDGTVFALVNALENANLFNDTDTGDHIARVGAYAAHFAREYGCDEDYIKRIKLYSSLHDVGKVGIPDKILKKPGKYTPEEFIQMQEHVVIGSRMLDNPAIDIMAKNITLYHHEKWDGSGYVRGISGEDIPLEARIVAISDVYDALSTKRPYKEPFPEEQIDKIILEGKGSHFDPRLVDIFFRSKKALLEIQKRFSE; via the coding sequence ATGAAGAAGAAACCGATAATTTTAGTTGTCGATGATGTTGCAACAAACCGTCAGTATCTGGCGATGATTCTGGGGGAGAGCGAAGTCTATGATATCCGCCTGGCTTCCAACGGAAAAGATGCCCTAGAGTTTGTGGCCCGGGAAAAACCGGACCTGATCCTTCTGGATATCATGATGCCTGAGATGGATGGATATGAAGTGGCTTCCCGGTTGAAAGAGGATTCGCAGACTAACGATATTCCCATACTCTTTATTACAGCAGTTACGGGAACGGAAAATATCGTGAAAGCCTTTGATCTGGGAGGAGTCGATTATATTAACAAGCCCTTTAACAAACAGGAGCTTATGTCGAGGGTTTCCGCCCATCTCAATCTAAGGCTGGCGAGGATAGAACTGGAGGAGAAAAACCTCATCCTTAAGAGCCGGGAACTCCAGCTTATGGAACTGGTCGATGAAAAAACGAAACGGCTTGACGGTACGGTCTTCGCGCTGGTCAACGCTCTTGAGAATGCCAATCTTTTCAATGACACCGATACGGGCGATCATATTGCGAGAGTTGGGGCATACGCGGCTCATTTCGCCAGAGAATACGGATGCGATGAGGATTACATCAAGAGGATCAAACTCTATTCGTCGCTTCACGATGTGGGGAAAGTCGGAATCCCAGATAAAATCCTCAAAAAACCGGGGAAATACACACCCGAAGAGTTTATCCAGATGCAGGAGCATGTTGTTATAGGCTCCCGGATGCTCGATAATCCCGCCATAGATATCATGGCGAAAAATATTACTCTCTACCATCATGAAAAGTGGGACGGTAGCGGTTACGTGCGGGGAATTTCCGGTGAAGATATTCCGCTTGAAGCGCGGATAGTCGCCATCTCCGATGTGTACGATGCCCTCAGCACGAAGCGCCCTTACAAGGAACCGTTTCCCGAGGAGCAGATCGATAAGATAATTCTTGAAGGCAAGGGATCTCACTTCGATCCCCGATTGGTGGATATCTTTTTCCGCTCAAAAAAAGCTCTTCTTGAAATTCAGAAGCGGTTCAGCGAATGA
- a CDS encoding sensor histidine kinase — protein sequence MSDFFAKIKARLFVQFSVLFAILQGIVLVTVSLLHIAMGTAKPWQPLIIYILLELLVYFLFIFLIKYYLNKSLGSQEAVSKVLFRNTRNIINNISHEWRTPLNAIMGFTDQLYHSETDSKKKEALNAITQNSRRLFIMSKKLIDFSSIETGLYKIDPQYQSVNNLLMNLVNKFDEAARMKNIQIEQINNIPGDMRIYFDFHAVFEILSMIMENSVKFTFTGSVTIFAEYKRKTLRFAVADTGIGIDDQKKQIVLELYRQGNANLDREFEGIGLGLTIASKLVELMKGSLRISDNKPQGTVVTVEIKCESRQKNPAMADEILESAKEGLNAEQKEILRHAAEELGDSVKVFNSEKIREIGFKIKESDPRLENYGEKLVETARYYDEAGLAALVQQMLEDSGS from the coding sequence ATGTCAGATTTTTTCGCTAAGATAAAAGCCCGGCTTTTTGTACAGTTTTCCGTTCTCTTTGCCATCCTGCAGGGCATTGTCCTCGTTACTGTGTCCCTTCTCCATATCGCCATGGGAACCGCTAAACCGTGGCAGCCGCTTATCATTTATATTCTGCTGGAATTACTCGTCTATTTTTTATTTATCTTTCTCATAAAGTATTATCTGAATAAATCTCTTGGCAGCCAGGAAGCCGTGTCCAAAGTTCTGTTTCGCAACACCAGGAATATTATCAATAATATTTCTCATGAGTGGAGAACTCCGCTGAATGCCATAATGGGATTTACCGACCAGCTTTATCATTCAGAGACGGACAGTAAAAAGAAAGAGGCATTAAATGCCATCACCCAGAACAGCCGCAGACTTTTTATTATGTCCAAGAAGCTGATTGATTTTTCATCTATCGAAACCGGTCTCTATAAAATCGATCCCCAGTATCAAAGTGTGAATAACCTGCTTATGAACCTTGTCAATAAATTCGATGAAGCTGCGAGAATGAAAAATATTCAAATCGAACAGATAAATAATATCCCAGGGGACATGCGTATCTATTTCGATTTTCACGCCGTTTTCGAGATTCTTTCCATGATCATGGAAAATTCCGTGAAATTCACATTTACCGGATCAGTTACCATCTTTGCCGAGTATAAAAGGAAAACGCTCCGTTTCGCCGTAGCCGATACAGGCATCGGCATAGATGACCAAAAAAAGCAAATTGTTCTGGAATTATACCGCCAGGGAAATGCCAATCTTGACCGTGAGTTTGAAGGGATCGGACTGGGGCTGACAATTGCATCCAAGCTGGTGGAGTTAATGAAAGGAAGTCTCAGAATCAGTGACAATAAACCGCAGGGAACGGTTGTCACTGTAGAAATAAAATGCGAATCCAGGCAGAAAAATCCGGCCATGGCAGACGAGATACTTGAGTCGGCAAAAGAAGGACTGAATGCCGAACAGAAAGAGATTCTGCGCCATGCAGCGGAAGAGCTGGGGGATTCGGTCAAAGTTTTCAACTCTGAGAAAATACGGGAAATTGGCTTTAAAATTAAAGAAAGTGATCCTCGTCTGGAAAATTATGGGGAAAAATTAGTTGAAACAGCCCGGTATTATGATGAAGCGGGGCTGGCAGCTTTAGTACAGCAAATGCTGGAGGATTCCGGTTCATGA